From a single Natronorubrum tibetense GA33 genomic region:
- a CDS encoding acyl-CoA dehydrogenase family protein gives MSFHLTSEQEAIRDAVREFGAEEIRPIAAEYEAEQRYPADLLSNAAELDLVAPHVPEAYGGAGMDAISTAIVTEQLWRADPGVGGSIAAADFGTGMLLEYGDEWMCEKWLPKVTAGETPIATGISEPAHGSNVAGMETRAEKDGDEWVINGQKMWITNGTVADVTIIMAKTSPEQGHGGITAFLTPTAVDGYDATRITNKLGIKAQDTAEIVLDGLRVPEENVVGEVDRGFYQLMEFFAPARVDVAAQATGVAQAALEEAISYATEREQFDRKISEFQAIRHTLAEMATSVEAGRSLAYRAAASLESGDTDRATRLASMAKLFASERAVEVTDDALQVHGGAGYVSDHPVERFYRDARVTKIYDGTSEIQKGIIADQLL, from the coding sequence ATGTCGTTTCATCTCACATCGGAACAGGAAGCCATCCGCGACGCGGTTCGGGAGTTCGGCGCCGAAGAGATCCGGCCGATCGCGGCGGAGTACGAAGCCGAGCAGCGGTACCCCGCGGATCTGCTGTCGAACGCGGCTGAACTCGACCTCGTCGCGCCACACGTCCCCGAGGCCTACGGCGGGGCCGGGATGGACGCGATTTCGACGGCCATCGTCACCGAACAGCTGTGGCGCGCCGATCCCGGCGTCGGCGGCTCGATCGCCGCGGCCGACTTCGGGACCGGGATGCTCCTCGAGTACGGCGACGAGTGGATGTGCGAGAAGTGGCTGCCGAAGGTGACGGCCGGCGAGACACCCATTGCGACGGGAATTTCGGAACCCGCACACGGCTCGAACGTGGCGGGGATGGAAACCCGTGCCGAAAAGGATGGTGATGAGTGGGTCATCAACGGCCAGAAAATGTGGATCACGAACGGCACCGTGGCGGACGTGACGATCATCATGGCCAAGACCTCGCCGGAGCAGGGACACGGCGGAATCACCGCGTTTCTCACGCCGACCGCCGTCGACGGCTACGACGCGACGCGGATCACGAACAAGTTGGGGATCAAAGCGCAGGACACCGCGGAAATCGTTCTCGACGGGCTTCGCGTTCCGGAGGAAAACGTCGTCGGCGAGGTCGACCGGGGCTTTTACCAGCTGATGGAGTTCTTCGCACCTGCCCGCGTCGACGTCGCCGCGCAGGCGACCGGGGTGGCACAGGCCGCACTCGAGGAGGCGATCTCCTACGCCACCGAGCGCGAGCAGTTCGATCGGAAGATTTCGGAGTTTCAGGCGATTCGGCACACACTCGCCGAGATGGCGACGAGCGTGGAGGCCGGTCGATCGCTGGCGTATCGGGCGGCGGCGAGCCTCGAGTCGGGCGACACCGACCGAGCGACGCGACTCGCCTCGATGGCGAAACTGTTCGCGAGCGAGCGCGCCGTCGAGGTCACCGACGACGCGCTGCAGGTTCACGGGGGAGCGGGCTATGTCTCCGATCATCCAGTCGAGCGGTTCTACCGGGACGCCCGGGTCACGAAGATCTACGACGGAACGAGCGAGATTCAGAAGGGGATTATCGCCGATCAGTTGCTCTAG